One region of Candidatus Polarisedimenticolaceae bacterium genomic DNA includes:
- a CDS encoding ABC transporter ATP-binding protein yields the protein MSDRDDVLGKAYDGRLMRRLAAYVRPYRGLVALTLLMLFAGGAVQLVQPYLVKEVIDRFIVARRTEGLALPVGLFLATLILDFVLGFFQIYFLERTGQNVVFDLRTDVFSHLQRLPSSYFDRTPVGRLMTRVTTDVEAINEAFTSGVVLILADLAKLLGIVVILIAMDVRLALVTFAVIPPMLLVSWWFRVRVRDAYRAMRAAVAKLNATLQESVSGIRIIQLFRREPLAAGEFGALDHEHRAAQLGGVFYESAFSAVAELMGSVTLAAIVWAGGRRLMGGAITFGTLVAFFEYAGRFFRPVQELSQRYTVMQAAMASAERIFALLDVRSTLVSPERPHVPAARARGAIVFENVTFAYASGPPVLKDVSFRVEPGERLAVVGWTGAGKSTLIRLLARLYDVQSGRILVDGVDVREYDLRQLRRTIGVVLQDHFLFAGTVAGNIGLDDPAIDRATIERAARTVRADRFIDRLPHRYDEPVRERGGNFSVGEKQLLSFARALAFDPAVLVLDEATASVDPETEAHIQQALGRLLEGRTSIVIAHRLSTIRDADRILVLHHGEVRETGRHDELIAREGSLYRTLYLLQSQVSA from the coding sequence GTGAGCGACCGCGACGACGTCCTCGGGAAGGCGTACGACGGCCGGCTCATGCGCCGGCTCGCGGCGTACGTGCGGCCGTACCGCGGCCTCGTCGCCTTGACTCTCCTCATGCTCTTCGCGGGCGGCGCCGTCCAGCTCGTCCAGCCGTACCTCGTCAAGGAGGTCATCGACCGCTTCATCGTCGCGCGCCGCACCGAGGGGCTCGCGCTTCCCGTCGGGCTCTTCCTCGCGACCCTGATCCTCGACTTCGTCCTCGGCTTCTTCCAGATCTACTTCCTCGAGCGGACCGGGCAGAACGTCGTCTTCGACCTCAGGACCGACGTGTTCTCCCACCTGCAGAGGCTCCCGTCGTCGTACTTCGACCGCACGCCGGTCGGCCGCCTCATGACGCGCGTCACGACCGACGTCGAAGCGATCAACGAGGCGTTCACGTCGGGGGTCGTCCTCATCCTCGCCGATCTCGCGAAGCTCCTCGGCATCGTCGTGATCCTGATCGCGATGGACGTGAGGCTCGCCCTCGTCACCTTCGCGGTCATCCCGCCGATGCTCCTCGTGTCGTGGTGGTTCCGTGTCCGCGTGCGCGACGCCTACCGCGCGATGCGTGCCGCGGTCGCGAAGCTCAACGCGACCCTCCAGGAGTCGGTCTCGGGGATCAGGATCATCCAGCTCTTCCGCCGCGAGCCGCTCGCGGCCGGGGAGTTCGGCGCGCTCGACCACGAGCACCGTGCCGCCCAGCTCGGCGGGGTCTTCTACGAGTCCGCGTTCTCGGCGGTCGCGGAGCTCATGGGATCGGTCACGCTCGCGGCGATCGTCTGGGCCGGCGGCCGGCGGCTCATGGGCGGCGCGATCACCTTCGGCACGCTCGTCGCGTTCTTCGAGTACGCGGGCCGGTTCTTCCGGCCGGTCCAGGAGCTGTCGCAGCGCTACACCGTCATGCAGGCGGCGATGGCGTCGGCCGAGCGGATCTTCGCGCTCCTGGACGTGCGCTCGACGCTCGTCTCCCCCGAGCGGCCTCATGTGCCGGCGGCGCGCGCGCGGGGCGCGATCGTCTTCGAGAACGTGACGTTCGCCTACGCCTCCGGCCCCCCCGTGCTCAAGGACGTCTCGTTCCGCGTCGAGCCCGGTGAGCGCCTGGCGGTCGTCGGCTGGACCGGCGCCGGCAAGTCGACGCTCATCCGTCTCCTCGCGCGCCTCTACGACGTCCAGTCGGGGCGCATCCTCGTGGACGGCGTCGACGTCCGCGAGTACGACCTCCGGCAGCTCCGTAGGACGATCGGCGTCGTCCTCCAGGATCACTTCCTGTTCGCGGGGACCGTCGCCGGGAACATCGGCCTCGACGACCCGGCCATCGACCGTGCGACGATCGAGCGCGCGGCGCGCACCGTCCGCGCGGACCGGTTCATCGACCGCCTGCCGCACCGTTACGACGAGCCGGTGCGCGAGCGGGGCGGCAACTTCTCGGTCGGCGAGAAGCAGCTCCTCTCGTTCGCGCGCGCGCTCGCCTTCGACCCGGCCGTGCTCGTCCTCGACGAGGCGACGGCCTCGGTCGATCCCGAGACCGAGGCGCACATCCAGCAGGCGCTCGGCCGCCTGCTCGAGGGACGGACCTCGATCGTCATCGCGCACCGCCTGTCCACGATCCGGGACGCCGACCGGATCCTGGTCCTCCACCACGGCGAGGTGCGCGAGACCGGCCGGCACGACGAGCTGATCGCCCGCGAGGGAAGCCTCTACCGGACCCTCTACCTGCTCCAGTCCCAGGTGTCGGCTTGA
- a CDS encoding ABC transporter ATP-binding protein produces MSPGGFRRFVLWARPYRGAYLRGAAWLVATNVLALGIPWLLRGAIHDLEKGTNARRLALFALGMAGLALAQGFVRTFSRLAILGASRKIAFDVREAFYAKLLTLDARFYDSFRIGDVMSRGVNDLQLLQSFYGPGLMNALNTAVVYVGVVAVMLRIDAVLTLVALALFPLLYFGVNRMSKRVYQRSLAVQEQLASISNRAQENLAGIQQVKIYAREEQEIAAFRALASTHRDRNLAFARIRGAMVSLIGIFSGAGTLLVLFVGGLHVIHGRITLGDFVAFNAYLGQLAWPTIALGWIVNVFQRAAGAMTRLDEVLLAEPAIPPPALPAEGVIPVDGDVAIRGLTFAYPGSEDRPALEDVDLNIPKGSRVAIVGGVGSGKSTLAHLLARVYPVPAGTIAIGGDDLATTPVERVRAGIGFVPQEAFLFSRPLHENVAYGAPGASAARVDEAVALARLTGDLTALPDGLATVVGERGFTLSGGQRQRATLARAIACDPRLLILDDALSSLDAETERMVLLGLDRALAGRTLVLITHRASTLRAVDRIVVLERGRVVEDGPHAALLARGGVYARLFRRLDLEENLA; encoded by the coding sequence GTGAGCCCGGGCGGCTTCCGCCGGTTCGTCCTCTGGGCGCGGCCGTACCGCGGTGCCTACCTGCGCGGCGCCGCCTGGCTCGTCGCGACGAACGTGCTCGCGCTCGGGATCCCGTGGCTCCTCCGCGGCGCGATCCACGACCTCGAGAAGGGAACGAACGCCCGCCGTCTCGCCCTCTTCGCGCTCGGCATGGCCGGCCTCGCGCTCGCGCAGGGGTTCGTCCGGACCTTCTCCCGCCTCGCGATCTTGGGCGCGAGCCGCAAGATCGCCTTCGACGTGCGCGAGGCGTTCTACGCGAAGCTCTTGACGCTCGACGCCCGGTTCTACGACTCGTTCCGGATCGGCGACGTCATGTCGCGCGGTGTCAACGACCTCCAGCTCCTCCAGTCGTTCTACGGACCGGGCCTCATGAACGCGCTCAACACCGCGGTCGTCTACGTCGGCGTCGTCGCCGTCATGCTGCGGATCGACGCGGTGCTCACGCTGGTCGCGCTCGCGCTCTTCCCGCTCCTCTACTTCGGCGTGAACCGCATGAGCAAGCGGGTCTATCAGCGCTCGCTCGCGGTGCAGGAGCAGCTCGCGTCGATCAGCAACCGCGCGCAGGAGAACCTCGCCGGGATCCAGCAGGTCAAGATCTACGCGCGCGAGGAGCAGGAGATCGCAGCCTTCCGCGCCCTCGCGTCGACGCACCGCGACCGCAATCTCGCCTTCGCGCGGATCCGCGGGGCGATGGTGTCGCTCATCGGGATCTTCTCCGGCGCCGGCACGCTCCTCGTCCTCTTCGTCGGCGGGCTCCACGTCATCCACGGACGGATCACCCTGGGCGACTTCGTCGCCTTCAACGCCTACTTGGGGCAGCTCGCGTGGCCCACGATCGCGCTCGGGTGGATCGTCAACGTGTTCCAGCGCGCCGCGGGCGCGATGACGCGCCTCGACGAGGTCCTCCTCGCCGAGCCGGCGATCCCGCCGCCCGCTCTTCCCGCCGAGGGCGTGATACCGGTCGACGGCGACGTCGCGATCCGCGGCCTCACCTTCGCGTACCCCGGGAGCGAGGACCGCCCCGCGCTCGAGGACGTCGACCTCAACATCCCCAAGGGGAGCCGCGTCGCGATCGTCGGCGGCGTCGGTTCGGGGAAATCGACGCTCGCGCACCTCCTCGCGCGCGTCTATCCGGTGCCGGCCGGGACGATCGCGATCGGCGGCGACGATCTGGCGACGACGCCGGTCGAGCGCGTCCGCGCGGGGATCGGGTTCGTTCCCCAGGAGGCGTTCCTCTTCTCGCGGCCGCTCCACGAGAACGTCGCCTACGGCGCCCCGGGGGCTTCTGCCGCGCGTGTCGACGAGGCGGTCGCCCTCGCGCGCCTCACCGGCGATCTCACCGCGCTCCCGGACGGCCTCGCCACCGTCGTCGGCGAGCGCGGCTTCACCCTCTCCGGAGGCCAGCGGCAGCGCGCGACCCTCGCCCGCGCGATCGCCTGCGATCCGCGGCTCCTGATCCTGGACGACGCCCTCTCGAGCCTCGACGCCGAGACCGAGCGGATGGTTCTCCTCGGCCTCGATCGCGCGCTCGCCGGGCGGACGCTCGTCCTCATCACGCACCGCGCCTCGACCTTGAGGGCCGTCGACCGCATCGTCGTCCTCGAGCGCGGGCGCGTGGTCGAGGACGGCCCGCACGCGGCGCTCCTCGCACGCGGCGGCGTCTATGCGCGGCTCTTCCGCCGGCTCGATCTCGAGGAGAACCTGGCGTGA
- a CDS encoding FlxA-like family protein has protein sequence MRRVLVILVTLWSLAAFAADPSAGDLEKQVQELQRQIEALRTGSPDSAKIAELEREIQVLAAEIEKLKLGEAAPEASEGKYGLGPSASKIYSAKKGVSFGGYGEVVYTNPSSKLEDGSPSGQTAQIDLLRGVFYFGAKFGDKIIFNSELEVEHATTGEGDEERGEVALEFAYLDFLVKAPINVRAGALLVPMGFINERHEPPTYLGVNRPLVEQVIIPDTWTELGAGLFGDLGSKVTYRAYVTSGLAAAAGTSSGAGGFSAEGIRDGRAEGSYASAEKLALTGRIDGTPVSGLTIGASFFTGDAGQNLPFAGGHLEAWTTVADLHAEYRWRGLMTRALYARTSIDHAADVNAAQDLVGDESVGEKQYGWYGEAGYDVLTHVKDVRQALIPYFRYERLNTQDAVPAGFALNPANDIKLLTVGAMWKPIPNIAVKLDWNQEKTGARTGVDEVALALGFMF, from the coding sequence GTGCGCAGAGTCCTCGTGATCCTCGTGACGTTGTGGAGCCTTGCGGCGTTCGCCGCCGACCCTTCGGCCGGCGACCTCGAGAAGCAAGTGCAAGAGCTGCAACGACAGATCGAGGCTTTACGCACGGGCTCGCCGGACTCCGCGAAGATCGCCGAGCTCGAGCGTGAGATCCAGGTGCTCGCGGCGGAGATCGAGAAGCTCAAGCTGGGCGAGGCGGCGCCCGAGGCGAGTGAGGGCAAGTACGGGCTCGGCCCCTCGGCGTCCAAGATCTACAGCGCGAAGAAGGGCGTCTCCTTCGGCGGCTACGGCGAGGTCGTCTACACCAACCCGTCGTCGAAGCTCGAGGACGGCTCTCCTTCCGGCCAGACCGCCCAGATCGACCTGCTGCGCGGCGTGTTCTACTTCGGCGCGAAGTTTGGCGACAAGATCATCTTCAACTCCGAGCTCGAGGTCGAGCACGCGACGACCGGCGAAGGCGACGAGGAGCGCGGCGAGGTTGCGCTCGAGTTCGCCTACCTGGACTTCCTCGTGAAGGCTCCCATCAACGTGCGGGCGGGGGCTCTCCTCGTCCCGATGGGGTTCATCAACGAGCGCCACGAGCCGCCGACCTATCTCGGCGTGAACCGGCCGCTCGTCGAGCAGGTCATCATCCCGGACACGTGGACCGAGCTCGGCGCCGGCCTCTTCGGCGACCTCGGATCGAAGGTGACCTATCGTGCCTACGTGACGAGCGGCCTCGCAGCGGCGGCGGGCACGTCCAGCGGCGCCGGAGGCTTCTCCGCCGAAGGCATCCGCGACGGCCGCGCCGAAGGCTCGTACGCGTCGGCGGAGAAGCTCGCGCTCACGGGGCGCATCGACGGCACTCCGGTCTCGGGACTGACGATCGGCGCTTCGTTCTTCACCGGCGACGCGGGCCAGAACTTGCCGTTCGCAGGCGGGCACCTCGAAGCCTGGACGACGGTCGCCGACCTCCACGCCGAGTACCGCTGGCGCGGCCTCATGACGCGCGCCCTTTACGCGCGCACCTCGATCGACCACGCCGCCGACGTCAATGCCGCGCAGGACCTCGTCGGCGACGAGTCGGTCGGCGAGAAGCAGTACGGCTGGTACGGCGAGGCGGGCTACGACGTGCTCACGCACGTGAAGGACGTGCGGCAGGCGCTCATCCCCTACTTCCGCTACGAGCGCCTGAACACGCAGGACGCGGTCCCCGCGGGCTTCGCCCTGAACCCGGCGAACGACATCAAGCTCCTGACCGTCGGCGCGATGTGGAAGCCGATCCCAAACATCGCGGTCAAGCTCGACTGGAATCAGGAGAAGACCGGTGCCAGGACGGGCGTCGACGAGGTCGCCTTGGCGCTCGGGTTCATGTTCTGA
- a CDS encoding FMN-binding protein translates to MTRRAAALALVAALVTAARAAVYLTQDKALALAFPEGTKVERQAIFMTDTQLRKARAAAGGVPVESALVTRYTGKDAAGRVVGTAYFDTHRVRTLDETLMVVVGPDAKVARVEILSFGEPPDYLPKHAWLDQFKGHALDDDLSVKRGIRGITGATLSSQAATDAVRRVLAIHGAVP, encoded by the coding sequence ATGACGCGCCGGGCCGCCGCTCTCGCTCTCGTGGCCGCGCTGGTGACGGCGGCCCGCGCCGCGGTCTATCTCACCCAGGACAAGGCGCTCGCGCTCGCCTTCCCCGAGGGAACGAAGGTCGAGCGGCAGGCGATCTTCATGACGGACACGCAGCTCCGGAAGGCGCGCGCGGCGGCGGGCGGCGTGCCGGTCGAGAGCGCGCTCGTCACCCGCTACACGGGGAAGGACGCCGCCGGGCGCGTCGTCGGCACGGCGTACTTCGACACGCACCGCGTGCGAACGCTCGACGAGACGCTCATGGTCGTCGTCGGCCCCGACGCCAAGGTCGCGCGCGTCGAGATCCTCTCGTTCGGCGAGCCGCCCGACTACCTGCCGAAGCATGCGTGGCTCGACCAGTTCAAGGGACACGCCCTGGACGACGACCTCTCGGTGAAACGCGGCATCCGCGGGATCACCGGGGCCACCCTCTCCTCCCAGGCCGCGACCGATGCCGTGCGACGCGTGCTCGCGATCCACGGGGCCGTGCCGTGA
- a CDS encoding fibronectin type III domain-containing protein, whose amino-acid sequence MFVAALAASITLAAVPVRTTRVRSVVVSAPLPSDLVSPEGKSRWHLEGAPLGESATRTITNDDLAAAGAERWFLPDHDPLQMKMGARVTLDLTETKDGLIDRVTAEIATVGIGWVHLPSGPEEVVLERVLLLRQRAGERAFHPDLLVHRWVSPRKGVLASIAGPASSDGRSRLGVTEGTVVDDVPLGAADLKVYADSIYRGTFIDIKYGYDRGPGVAPSALVPNAGINNACDLVNLSTWDFSGVNSGKENATTDASSVPAESCNTARCGYQGYPVTGGLHTPILERLDRNLTSTLRRDNQVVQREDRATDVTFWLRAGTQNENVNGVFGSGESRFCFTDETGKDREEVPVWRMAHQNGVGWYTQAGDTWGSAPPAGCQETFYTTVCGASQPLTPNPLYGKACTSSGQTYPGTQSGKVVKAGVVITPSGHTLNAIVVRNSTEFCVYGDSSCAVLFDKVRTVVYYWEVPYLGSVALVRGPRRVDLAAGETETPCTNFTSFDFTDMGYGLYPPVSIATGAVTDTSIALSWNPGNDTHRISGYKIYWDTDPGASSNYAFNSVTNAAQASIVGTTATISGLTPGTTYYFTVTSLSSFTDPSSSVTSSYESIRYPTTVSGDPSFSYPVEVSAATTGGTCIPQTQVTNLTIDRSATPNLHVCWSPSADPCTVGYDILSSDDDTTDQTWTVAGQTGLTTCWDGDPGHTFVLVRARGTGGSGPWGHYNH is encoded by the coding sequence ATGTTCGTCGCCGCCCTCGCCGCCTCGATCACCCTGGCCGCCGTTCCCGTGCGCACGACGCGCGTGCGGAGCGTCGTGGTGAGCGCCCCGCTCCCGTCCGATCTCGTCTCACCCGAGGGCAAGTCGCGGTGGCACCTCGAGGGCGCTCCTCTCGGCGAGTCCGCGACCCGGACGATCACGAACGACGACCTCGCCGCGGCGGGCGCCGAGCGCTGGTTCCTCCCCGACCACGACCCCCTCCAAATGAAGATGGGAGCGCGCGTCACGCTCGACCTCACCGAAACCAAGGATGGCTTGATCGATCGCGTGACGGCGGAGATCGCGACCGTCGGCATCGGCTGGGTCCACCTCCCCTCCGGCCCCGAGGAGGTCGTGCTCGAGCGGGTGCTCCTCCTGCGGCAGCGCGCCGGCGAGCGGGCGTTCCATCCCGACCTCCTCGTGCACCGCTGGGTCAGCCCGAGGAAGGGCGTGCTCGCGTCGATCGCCGGACCGGCGTCGTCCGACGGCCGCTCCCGTCTCGGCGTGACCGAGGGCACCGTCGTCGACGACGTGCCCCTCGGCGCGGCCGACCTCAAGGTCTACGCCGACTCGATCTACCGGGGGACCTTCATCGACATCAAGTACGGCTACGATAGGGGCCCGGGCGTGGCGCCGTCGGCGCTCGTCCCCAACGCCGGAATCAACAACGCTTGCGACCTCGTCAACCTCTCGACGTGGGATTTCTCCGGCGTGAACAGCGGCAAGGAGAACGCGACCACCGACGCGAGCAGCGTGCCGGCGGAGAGCTGCAACACCGCGCGGTGCGGTTACCAGGGGTATCCGGTCACGGGCGGCCTCCACACGCCGATTCTCGAGCGGCTCGACCGCAATCTCACGTCGACGCTCCGCAGGGACAACCAGGTCGTCCAGCGGGAAGACCGGGCGACCGACGTCACGTTCTGGCTCAGGGCCGGGACGCAGAACGAGAACGTCAACGGGGTCTTCGGCAGCGGCGAGAGCCGGTTCTGCTTCACCGACGAGACCGGGAAGGACCGCGAGGAGGTGCCGGTCTGGCGGATGGCGCACCAGAATGGCGTGGGGTGGTACACGCAGGCCGGGGACACATGGGGCAGCGCCCCGCCGGCGGGATGCCAGGAGACGTTCTACACGACCGTGTGCGGGGCGTCGCAGCCGCTGACGCCGAATCCGCTCTACGGGAAGGCGTGCACCAGCAGCGGCCAGACCTACCCCGGCACGCAGTCGGGCAAAGTCGTGAAGGCCGGAGTCGTCATCACGCCGTCCGGACACACGCTGAACGCAATCGTCGTCCGGAATTCGACCGAGTTCTGCGTCTACGGCGACAGCTCGTGCGCCGTCCTCTTCGATAAGGTCCGCACGGTCGTCTATTACTGGGAAGTCCCCTACCTCGGCTCCGTTGCGCTCGTCCGCGGGCCCCGCCGCGTCGATCTCGCCGCCGGCGAGACGGAGACGCCGTGCACGAACTTCACGTCGTTCGACTTCACCGACATGGGGTACGGCCTCTACCCGCCGGTGTCGATCGCCACCGGCGCGGTGACCGACACGTCGATCGCGCTGTCCTGGAATCCGGGAAACGACACGCACCGGATCAGCGGCTACAAGATCTACTGGGATACCGATCCGGGAGCCTCGAGCAACTACGCCTTCAACTCGGTGACGAACGCCGCACAGGCGTCGATCGTCGGGACGACCGCGACGATCTCCGGCTTGACGCCGGGGACGACGTACTACTTCACGGTGACCTCGCTCTCGAGCTTCACCGACCCGTCGTCGAGCGTCACGAGCTCGTACGAGAGCATCCGCTATCCGACGACCGTGTCGGGCGATCCGAGCTTCTCCTATCCGGTCGAGGTCTCGGCGGCGACGACCGGCGGAACGTGCATCCCCCAGACGCAGGTCACGAATCTCACGATCGACCGGTCCGCGACCCCGAACCTGCACGTGTGCTGGAGCCCGTCGGCCGATCCGTGCACCGTCGGCTACGACATCCTCTCGTCCGACGACGACACGACCGATCAGACGTGGACGGTCGCCGGGCAGACCGGCCTGACCACGTGCTGGGATGGCGACCCGGGGCACACCTTCGTCCTCGTGAGGGCGAGGGGGACCGGCGGCAGTGGGCCGTGGGGCCACTACAACCACTGA